The window ATACTCACAAACTAATCACCACTAtagaagaataaaatttaataactgAATTAGCTTAGAATTAATAGAACCCTCTTCTTATATTAGCGATGGTATCGGGTTTTAGGATAATTTTGATAAAGAAAGTTatcaaaacctaaaaaaatgCAATGGAACTGTGAttagaaaataacaataaaaataatgacaataataatgcACTTAAAGTAACAATATCAACATTCAAAGTAGACTTGTCAACATTCACATTGTAAAAGtcgtaattttttaaattttttccatGTTACTACTTTTTTGTCCTCTACTTTGTCAAAGAATCTCTTCATTACTACATTTTAGGTTCCTAGACACCCTGGCGTAATTACAAACAGTAAGATTTGCGATATCTTTAATcagtttattttttgtaaaattcaCTTGTATATAAATAGAGAAAAGCTAGTATGGAAGGATATAAGAGAAAAACCAAGATGAACCAACTTCTTTATAAAACctttctaaaatttgaatttgatctCTAAAATATgctaataattctaattttactTTATGCTTTAGTTACTTTTAATGTCCTCTATAGGAATGACAACAAGGTAGGTTTGTGACGAATCATCCATATCTCAACctcattccatttatttatatctattctCATTTTCTTACACTTGCCtcgatttaatttttaaaatctttctaatttttttattcttaattttaacatttttaaattttatttaaaataaaataatttataaaatatataattatttataatttatttttatgaaaataaatattttatatgtgttaaaaaagttgaaaaatgaaaaaaaaaattaaataatattttatttaatattaaatacaatCGAGGTGgggcaaaataaaataaagtcatACCTGAACCTGTCCCAAACCAATCTTagattatatataattagatgTTTGTGTAAGCTATAAGTTTTATTACGTACTAAAGCTGAAAAGTTTTCACTCtaaacaattttcatttctcttcatctcttaccCAGTACTCCCTCTAAAAGGTAAAAGGTAAAGCAAACACAAGAAAATGTTCAATAGTCAATAAAACTctgataaataataaagattcTTACTCTACTGAAGTTCAAAATATACAAAAGTGTTGGATATCACAAAGAGTTTTTCTAGAgaacttggatttttttttttttttaccggATTTCTCCATTTGTAAATAAGTGAATTTTACGTACACAAGacaaattaattaaagataataaagaATCTTATGATCTATATTTACATCAAGGTGATTGTTGATTGAGAGCAAAAGACGTAGTAACGAGGATGCAATTTTATAGGGCAGAGGACTAGAAAAGTAGTAACATGGAAAAAATTACACTTTTTACAATGTGAATGTTGGAGAGTTTTTACCATGTGAATGTTGGAGAGTTTTCAATGTGAATGTTAACAAGTATTTCCTTCTTTTGATGTGAGAGTTCGCAAGTTTAGTGTGAACGTTgacaaatttttctttttttatttatttgatgaagAGTTTTTTGAGCTTTTGATTTATAGAAGTTGTAAGTGGTAATGTTGTTGCTCCAAATCATTATTgccatcattttctttatcgTTGTTTACTCTTCACGATTCCATTGCAATAATGAGGAGGTTGATTGATAGAGTAGAGGATTTGAAAAAATTCACAATTTATATGATGTGAATGTTGTCAAGTCTTAAATGTGAATATTGACAAgtctttttctcctttaatatgAGGATTGAGTAAACCAGTGTGAACAGTACTAACAAGTCTTCCTTTTTCTAATGGAGAGTTTTTTCAACTTCTTATTATAGAGTTTGTAAGTGCTAACATTATTACTCCAAATatcttattactattattttctttcttgttgtttCTTGATCATAGTTCCATTGcatttttcaagttctttttcaatttatataatgtgAATGATAGCAAGTCTTAAATGTGAATGTTGAAAGGTCTTTTTTTTATTGGACTAGTTTGAACATTgacaagtctttttttttttctttatatgatgGAGAGTCTTTTTAGCTTCCAATTATAGAGGTTGTAAGTTTTAACGTTATTGTTCCAAATATTTAATCgttatcattttcattcttgTTGTTTCATAATCATAGTTCTATCGCGTTTTTCAAGTTCTTTCAAGTTTATCCTAAAATCCGATATCATTGAGATAAGAAGAGAGTTTTGGTATCTAAcattaattcaattataaaaatttcttttgtagTGGTGATTACCTCGTGAGTATCATAGCTTCTAATAGTTGGGTTATCCAAATGGACATGGTTTTTGTTTATtcaaataagatataataattaaaactctatattttttataatattcaagAAATTCATTTGAATGAGTCAACCATTCTAGTTTTTATTGTCGGATCAAAGGTTCTTTATTATGCTTTGTGTATAGTTAATGGTAAGCTTATTGTTGCtagaaatataatatatttaagttatttaaccttatttatcatattaataattctttttatttgtatgggtttatttataagacttatttattattttttttgtttcttcctaCCTCTTctatgtttaattatttttttgttaaattcttTATCctaacttttttccttttattaatttttctaagactgacaaaaaattataaaggttttttttttttttttttttactttctaaaagcatttttagattttcttgaTTCAAGCGTCATAAAGGATTTCATTATTGTACTATTTCTCTGTTTCGGATTTCTGAGTTTATTTCttttgagttgttttttttttttttttttttttttttttatgatttatggtTACTCATTGGTTTGATTGCTctgatttttgtgttttattattattaagatttTTATGATTCGTTTGATTGCtggaaactaaaagaaaaggaagtgagatttttttctatgtttctcATGTCATTCCCATGTTTTTTTCTCGTTTCCCACCAATCTTTtgccttttttcttctataGAACCAAACAGACaatattttcttggaaaatagggaaaaaaatccTATTTGTTATCTTAATGgcataataataattgtttttttttctttttcgttttccatcttttttaaTGAGTCGGTCTTGTTAGCATGTTGAATTTATAATATAGTTTCCATTCATGGATGTCTGccaatattttggtaaattttggGTCTCTGTAGTAAATTTTGAGCGTTGTTGTGGCGGCTCATAAGGTGTTTGATACAATGCCGGAGACGAATTCGGTTTCTTGGGCAACAATGATTTCTGGGTATATGTCGCAGCAGCGGCTTGCAGGTGAAGCTTTGATCTGTTTGGGCTAGCCAAAGGTTGTTGCAATTCACAAACCCGTTGCCTTTAGGAAGTGTGTTTTTCCATGTCAACTCTCATTCCACTTCTTCCAATAAACCAAAACTATTCCATCCTCCCACTCATCcaaattcttgtttttttttggtctcAATGGGAAAATTTGCCAATTTAGGTGGAAATGAGAATTACGAAAGAATTAAAGAAGTCACCCGAATTACATGACAAAACCCCACTATGAAAGATTTTAGATTTCTAAcctttaaaaagtaaataaattaaaaaataataaataatagataaataaataaacctggAGAAATATGAGAAAGCAGAGCGTATAGAAACTCATACAAGTCAATCGCTCATGCTTTTCAACCCAAGCATCAAGCTCTTTCCGTAGAAGTATATCATATCATCTTCAGTACGATTCGCATACACCAAATGCATCTCGGTATCATCCTCTGGATCCTTTCAACACACCTTAAATGATCTGACAGATAAGCGTGATCTCAGTGCCGCCTGCCATCGTGGCCAGCTTCTTGGCAAACTTGGATTTATCATGCACATGAAAGTTGAAACTTACCACGTCTAGTCCAAGTGATCTAGTGGACCCTTCAGGTTCACTGTGGCCTCAATAGAAGCAAATCCAAGAGCTGCGACATGAAGCCATCATTTGGGAATTTAGGGTGCACACCCTTAAAGCAAATTTTAACCACAAGCTCAAAGTAGTCCACTTCATTGATGGTGCTAGTCGAGGTGTAGGCTCGACTTCACAACTCATCATCAGTTATAGCACACAGGCATATGTGCTTTCCTACCGCTAATCCCAAAACTTTATACAACAATGCGAATCGAAAAAAGACTCACGTGAGATGGAATCCTTGAAGACGAGCTTGCATTCGATTTTCTCTCCAGGGAGGAGTGCAACGGTTCTCAATGGAGGTTTGAAGGCCCCTGGATGGAGTTGTTGGGAGATGTAGCCGGTGCTCATAGAATTCTCCAATTCGATAGTCCTCGAGATCCTTTTTTGGTTGTATCAGAGTGCATGGCGTCCAACTCTTTAGTCCAGTCAGTGACGGCAATATTGAGGATGCTGTGGGTGCCGCCAGAGTGGTCTTTGAGGAAGGGGGTGCAATCGTAGACACGGACGACAATCCATGCGAGTCAGCTGAGTCGTGCTTTTTGACCTCGGACATGCATATTTTGGAGAAGGTATACGTTCATGGCATCAGAGGAATAGAGGAATATTAGACAAGGTGCTTTTCAGAAGCCATCCATTCTCCGGCTTGGTTTCCGGGAGAGTTGGATGCTTGAACACGATTCCAATCTCTCCCTTGTGCGACTTGCACAGGCTTGTTTTCACTCTGAACCAACAGTTGTTCATCATTCCCTGCACAATTTCATCATTGTTAATTTATATAATCAGCCCCCAAACATTCCTCACATTTAACAAAATGATTACTTTATGATCTTAGGaataatcatgttttgatttctACTCCAAGACTATCACATCAAACTTGCTATTACCTTTACTTCTACCACTTCCATAAACGACAAATGGCCCCGGCCCAAACCCACGGGAAGTGGTACCAACTGATAACTGCTTGAATATCAGAGGGCTGATGGACTTAAAACTATTACAGACATGTGGAAGAGGGTGGTGAGATGGACACGCGTCAAAACGTGATTGGAGGGAGCATGGGATAGGAGGACATACCATGACGTTCCAGATGAGCTTCTTAGGCTGGGTGTTGAGGGTCTCATCCCAGGCTCGAACCGCAATCTCTTTGGCACCAGGCAGATCCAGCACCTCCACCTCTAGTGACCAGAAGCACCAGCACCAGTACTTTCCGTATTTGTTAGGCTTCTCTTGGTGATCCACTCTGCACACTTGCCACGTTTCTCCTCCGTCCATCGTCACCTCCACACGTTTCAGTTTCTTCCCACCTCCTCCGTTTTACAAGACATTCCACCAATCACGTCAATCACTTAGTTGCTCTGTCCTTCACTCCATGGCATGTTATATGCAGCACTCCAGATTAGTGGGGAAATTGTGCCTATGTTCTAAACCCTACGGGGAACTTACAAGAATAACACTCAGAATCTTGTACGTCCCAAGttcagatttttattattactaacaGGACCCACTCCATATGATAAAATCATACTTGATACTTCTATTAGACTCCAGATACTTGAAAAGAAGATTGAAAGAGTCCCACCACATACGCAGCCATGTCTACCTTCCATGTTCTGGGGAAGAGGACCGtggaaatttcaaaaaatcattGCTCCCATTAATTTAATGAGGAGGTGCATGAATAGTAATTGCAAATGAGTGTTGTAAGTAAGATGACAATTGTTCCTCCCCCTccctcatttttaatatttgtcaTGCCTGATTAACAAAGTCAAATACAATTATCTTGGGAAAATTTTAGGATAAATGGTATAAGAAAAGGAACTAAATgactaaaaaattaaaccaaGGGAGAGGGATCGCTTTCAGAACTTCAAGGAACTCAAGTTAAAAGCCGACTAATGCTTTTTGCATGTGAAAATAGGGGAATTTGGGATACTTATACCGaaacaaaaatatctttatttatcCAACTTACATTAATTAGTACTTTGTAAGAGctacattaattttttaattccgTTCAAACcgtatttttcaaataaga is drawn from Vitis riparia cultivar Riparia Gloire de Montpellier isolate 1030 chromosome 18, EGFV_Vit.rip_1.0, whole genome shotgun sequence and contains these coding sequences:
- the LOC117907126 gene encoding nitrate reductase [NADH]-like, with the protein product MDGGETWQVCRVDHQEKPNKYGKYWCWCFWSLEVEVLDLPGAKEIAVRAWDETLNTQPKKLIWNVMGMMNNCWFRVKTSLCKSHKGEIGIVFKHPTLPETKPENGWLLKSTLSNIPLFL